One Pyrococcus furiosus DSM 3638 genomic region harbors:
- a CDS encoding zinc ribbon domain-containing protein, which translates to MFLFVYVNPRNSSRTCPVCGGRLIPQEGRLMKCSNCGLVEDRDFIAVLNLRMWGPGVALKGLEVPSLDEGPMKTNPYGVIAVEKQRIGIKFHKITPKPP; encoded by the coding sequence GTGTTCCTGTTTGTTTATGTTAATCCGAGGAATTCTTCCCGCACTTGCCCCGTATGCGGGGGTCGATTAATACCCCAAGAGGGGCGGTTAATGAAGTGCTCGAATTGTGGTTTGGTTGAGGATAGGGATTTTATTGCCGTCTTAAACCTTCGGATGTGGGGCCCTGGGGTTGCCCTGAAAGGGTTGGAGGTTCCGAGTCTCGATGAAGGGCCGATGAAGACCAATCCCTACGGGGTTATAGCAGTAGAAAAACAAAGAATTGGAATAAAATTCCACAAAATCACACCAAAACCCCCGTAG